The proteins below come from a single Bactrocera dorsalis isolate Fly_Bdor chromosome 5, ASM2337382v1, whole genome shotgun sequence genomic window:
- the LOC105227335 gene encoding uncharacterized protein LOC105227335 produces MLESRPKQNIAVKSVPADTALLEQQSDLLSPQVLDAYRELANRNAIGDFELAVQPIGGPGENSYGSVLKVRLTPTSAPTKSAALHTILKIAPTSPARRTHMRVKDVYTREVFMYANVFSEFNALHAPHAVGVTRAQFSAAPQMLYASLKDDTEFIIFEDLTAVDFAINSRTNLPTYDLVVCAFRALAQLHAMSFVLQARQPARFAALVAQMDDNLFTPDMEEVSVEFGKKYVRRTRHLLEADLKLSGEDTPQMREVLLALHKIEDNFHSICLDAVDGAAYAPYSVICHGDFWNNNILYKFDSNNKQRNTAIKAKLIDFQISRYSPPILDLVHYLYACTEKPLRDAHFNEFMQIYYDTLAQFIRDYELDPAVLYPEAIFRQQLRQFGVYGYCMSAFAVPFFVSNASELPDLDKVSEAIQELSSCSSSSDSSDTDAASDDGNGAQQSDVEQQRQKSNYNKTMSTKSQNAAELVDELDILTERTLPIFKRRMIGNVLDLQKYDMLEAVLKY; encoded by the exons ATGTTGGAGAGCAGACCAAAGCAAAATATTGCGGTAAAAAGTGTGCCGGCCGACACCGCGCTGCTGGAACAACAAAGTGACTTACTTTCACCACAAGTTTTGGACGCTTACCGCGAGTTAGCCAATCGCAATGCCATCGGCGATTTCGAATTGGCTGTGCAGCCCATAGGCGGGCCTGGTGAAAATTCCTATGGCTCCGTGCTGAAAGTACGTTTAACGCCTACAAGCGCGCCAACGAAGTCAGCTGCGTTGCATACGATTTTGAAGATCGCACCTACAAGCCCAGCGCGCCGCACACATATGCGCGTCAAGGACGTGTACACACGAGAAGTGTTTATGTACGCAAATGTGTTTAGTGAGTTTAATGCGCTGCACGCGCCACACGCGGTAGGAGTAACGCGCGCGCAGTTTAGTGCCGCGCCGCAAATGTTATACGCTTCGTTGAAGGACGACACtgagtttataatttttgaggATTTAACCGCCGTAGATTTTGCAATCAACTCACGTACCAATCTACCCACCTATGATTTGGTGGTGTGCGCCTTTCGTGCGCTCGCGCAGTTGCATGCCATGTCGTTTGTATTGCAGGCGCGTCAGCCAGCGCGCTTTGCCGCGTTGGTCGCACAAATGGATGATAACCTCTTTACGCCGGACATGGAGGAAGTGTCAGTGGAGTTTGGCAAGAAATATGTGCGGCGCACACGTCACTTGCTCGAGGCAGACTTGAAGCTGAGCGGCGAAGATACGCCACAGATGCGTGAGGTGCTGCTGGCGCTGCATAAAATTGAGGATAATTTCCACAGCATTTGTTTGGATGCAGTCGATGGCGCGGCGTATGCGCCCTACTCGGTTATATGTCACGGCGATTTCTGGAATAACAACATACTCTACAAATTTGAT TCCAACAACAAACAACGCAACACCGCCATCAAGGCCAAACTGATTGACTTTCAAATTTCGCGCTACTCACCGCCAATCTTGGATCTGGTACACTATCTTTATGCCTGCACAGAGAAACCGCTACGCGATGCGCATTTCAATGAATTCATGCAAATCTATTACGACACATTGGCACAGTTTATACGCGACTACGAATTGGACCCGGCTGTCCTATATCCCGAAGCAATATTCCGCCAACAATTAAGACAATTCGGCGTCTATGGTTATTGCATGTCCGCGTTTGCAGTGCCATTCTTCGTGTCGAATGCGAGTGAATTACCAGATTTGGATAAAGTCTCCGAGGCGATACAAGAACTCTCCTCATGTTCATCATCATCGGACTCTTCGGACACAGATGCAGCAAGCGATGACGGGAACGGAGCACAACAAAGTGACGTGGAACAGCAGCGACAGAAgagcaactacaacaaaacaatGTCTACAAAAAGTCAAAACGCCGCAGAGTTGGTCGATGAACTGGATATTTTGACCGAACGCACGCTGCCCATATTTAAAAGGCGTATGATTGGCAATGTTTTAGATTTGCAGAAGTACGACATGCTTGAAGCCGTATTGAAGTATTAA
- the LOC125778971 gene encoding putative nuclease HARBI1 — protein MDISFDLYYNNENIGRKIDVLRIRKSLRDHSNPLELPNAKFISYFRLNKEAFCFLLNEMKEHFHKRVQGTAIPPILKLCATLRFLSDGGYQKCSGNDFNIGLAQPTVSLVIKEVLKIFEQRICAKWIKYQMTEEEQNASKVSFYSKSGFPGVVGCIDGTHVRIISPKKEVQHLYLNRKGYYSLNVMILCDYKMSIRYVDARHAGANHDSFVFNVSDLKVHLQNNIQNNTWILGDAGYPLHKFLMTPYRLTEASSPQARYNTVHSKARNIVERTIGVLKSRFRCLLSVRGLHYTPEKATQIVNACCALHNICQHFQVESPEEIPSTSNTTMTNDVLDIEREEEDAARIIRNNIMTSL, from the exons atggacaTAAGTTTTGACTTATATTATAATAACGAAAATATTGGGCGCAAAATTGATGTGCTACGTATACGAAAAAGCCTTCGTGATCACTCAAATCCATTGGAGCTTCCAAATGCAAA ATTCATAAGTTATTTTCGATTAAATAAAGAagcattttgttttttgctgaATGAGATGAAGGAACATTTCCACAAACGTGTGCAAGGAACGGCCATACCTcctatattaaaattatgcgcAACTCTGCGTTTTCTTTCTGACGGTGGTTATCAAAAATGCAGTGGAAATGATTTTAACATTGGGTTGGCGCAACCTACGGTATCCTTAGTAATTAAGGAggttcttaaaatatttgaacaacGTATTTGTGCCAAATGGATAAAATATCAAATGACTGAGGAGGAGCAAAACGCTTCAAAAGTAtctttttattcaaaaagtggTTTTCCGGGAGTAGTTGGATGCATCGACGGGACTCATGTTCGcataatttcaccaaaaaaagaAGTGCAACATCTGTATCTTAATAGAAAGGGCTACTATAGTTTAAACGTGAtgatt ctttgTGATTATAAAATGTCTATTCGGTATGTGGATGCTAGGCATGCAGGCGCAAATCATGACTCTTTTGTTTTCAATGTTAGCGATTTGAAAGTGCATTTACAGAACAACATACAGAATAACACTTGGATCTTGG GCGACGCTGGCTATCCtttgcacaaatttttaatgacGCCTTATCGCTTGACGGAAGCTTCTTCACCCCAAGCACGCTACAATACAGTACACTCAAAGGCCCGGAATATTGTAGAGCGAACAATTGGTGTACTCAAGAGTAGATTTCGATGTCTTTTATCTGTACGAGGTTTACATTACACTCCTGAAAAGGCTACGCAAATTGTGAATGCTTGTTGCGCATTGCACAATATTTGCCAACACTTTCAAGTGGAATCTCCGGAAGAAATACCATCTACCTCAAATACTACAATGACCAATGATGTTTTGGACATAGAAAGAGAAGAAGAGGATGCGGCTCGAATAATTCGCAATAATATTATGACTTCCctctaa
- the LOC125778972 gene encoding uncharacterized protein LOC125778972, translated as MENGKNKVTTKKQFEKLVELMEKFPEVGRGKPQFGNSKLKIKELWESVALQLNCLGPPSRTAYEWGRVWIHYKASLKKKLANNRNNYLATGGGPSQEQSLSPMEESVAQLIQLREAVAPSGSAFGVENIPPTVADVPLERSPLSTPVVQECPTPSRTVQLRRANNCMESERLQLLSTQAETQQQILKKIGQLEKTVHKSYTLQKEALDLKKRKMEIYERKANEAHELHALKTEVQRLKIAKLKSSQRF; from the exons atggagAACGg aaaaaataaagttacaacaaaaaagcaatttgaaaaattggtGGAGTTAATGGAGAAGTTTCCAGAAGTAGGAAGAGGAAAGCCACAATTTGGAAAcagtaaattgaaaattaaagaattgtGGGAGAGTGTGGCACTGCAGTTAAATTGTTTAGGGCCACCAAGCAGAACTGCCTACGAATGGGGACGA gtgTGGATTCACTATAAGGCAAGTCTGAAGAAAAAACTTGCCAACAACAGGAATAACTACCTTGCGACTGGTGGTGGACCGTCGCAAGAGCAGTCGCTGAGCCCAATGGAGGAGAGCGTGGCCCAGCTTATTCAATTAAGGGAAGCAGTTGCACCAAGTGGGTCAGCATTTGGTGTGGAGAATATACCTCCTACTGTCGCCGATGTACCCCTTGAACGCTCGCCATTGTCCACTCCAGTTGTGCAGGAATGCCCGACTCCTTCCAGGACAGTTCAGTTAAGGAGGGCGAACAATTGCATGGAGTCAGAAAGGCTGCAACTCCTTTCAACGCAGGCTGAAACGCAacagcaaattttaaaaaaaattggacagTTGGAGAAAACTGTGCATAAATCGTATACTCTCCAAAAAGAAGctttggatttaaaaaaaaggaaaatggaGATATACGAAAGAAAAGCAAACGAGGCGCATGAACTCCATGCACTTAAAACTGAGGTGCAGCGCCTCAAAATTGCTAAATTAAAATCTTCgcaaagattttaa